The region CATTGATTAAAGGATCATCCGGACGGTCGAAAGGCAATTTAAATAGGATTAGAAGCTTCAGGTGTTCTCCCGGAAGGTCTATGCCTTCCCAGAAAGTCCTAACGCCAAATATCACAGAGTTTTTTGAACCAAGGTGTTCTTCAATTATCGCAGTTGGGCTATCTAAAGGCTTTTGCATTTTCAGATCGAGATCTTTAAGATCTTCAGCGAGTTTTTCATAAACGTATTTCATATCACTATAAGAAGTAAAAAGCACCATTGAACCGCCTTTGACTATGGAAAGTGCCGTTTTAATAAGTCCGGAAGCTTTATCCAGATACGTACGGTCTCCAGGAGAATATTCGTTCATATCTTTCACTACAAAAAATTTTAACTGCTGCGAATAGTCAAAGGAAGTTCCAAGCCTTACTGCATGAAAATCATCAGGCAATCCAAGAATACGTCTTGCATAATTAAAGCCATCACTGCCTTTGCTGTGCACCCAGAGTGTTGCTGAAATAAAGATTTTTATCGGCACATTTGGAAAGGTCTTTTCCATTAATCTATCGCTTTCCACAGGAGATGAGAGTATTGTAAGGTAGGTCCCGCCATTCTTTGGCTCCCTTCTCGTAAAGAACACTCTTTTTTCCGGAGTTTCTTCCAGGAAGCCTTCTACATTTTGCTGGAAATCATCAATTGACGTCAAAGATACTTTTAGCTCATTTTCAAGCATGTGAAGCTTTTTCAGGGGTTTCTCTTCGGAATTTTCCTCAATCATTTTTGATACTTGCGCAAAAATACTCTTAAAGTTTTTCAACAAAGCGTTTAGTTCAGCCAAGATATCCATAAACCCTTTAAGGGGCGTTCCCTGTATCTTAGAGCTTTCACCAGCGTTGCCACTGCTAAAAAGTGCCACAATTTGTTTCAGATTTTCTTCAACTTTGCTGGTGAGTTCTTTTGAACGTTTCCAGATTTTCTCGAGGAAAGCTCTATCATAATGGTCCCTCAGTTGCACCAGAGAACTTTTAAGAACCTGCATCAAAGATCTTAGAAGTTGGGCATTTTCATATGGAGTAATTCTAAAGCTCATGGCTTCTGTAATAGAATTTTCAAGCTCATGTGCTTCGTCAATAACTAATAATTCAAAATTAGGTATAAGAATTCCCGGCACTTCTTTTTCTAAGGATTCACCATCTTTAATTCTAATAGCAGCTTCACTGAATAAAAGGGCATGATTGGTAATAACAAGGTCAGCGTTTGATGCATTTTCACGTGCAGTGAAGTACGGGCACCTCTCGAAAAAAGGGCATATTTGCTTGTTGCAACTGTATTTATCAGCACCTATTTCCCTTCTGAGTTGCGAAGGCAGGAGGATTTCGTCCAGATCTCCCGTTTCAGTTAAAATCGACCAGATAACAATTCCAAGCAAAGTTTTAGAAATATCACTATCAAAATTAGATGATGCTTCAAGGAGTTCTATAAATTTCCTCGGGCATAGGTAGCGTTCGCGTCCTTTCAAAACGCTGGTTGAAAGAGTTTGCAATCCCGGTAGCTGTTTCAGTACAGGTATATCCTTTCTGAGAAGCTGATCTTGAAGGGTGCGAGTTTTAGTTGAAATCACAGTGTGCTTTCCCGTTCCCACGCTGTAATAAGCTACTGGTACAAGGTATGCAAGGGACTTCCCGGTGCCCGTTCCCGCCTCAATCATAAGCCCTTGCCTTTCTTTAATGTTTTCCGCTATCTCCATGGCGGTATACAGTTGCTCTTGCCTGAACTCGAACCCATCGAAAATGTCTTCCAGAAGCCCTCCCTCGCTGAATGTCATTCTTACATTCTTAATCAGGTCAATATCAGGTTCGCTTTCACTTCTTTCATCAGCTGAAAGCTTTATCAAGCCTCTCAAAAGCAGATCCTCCCAGGCTTTTTCATTGTCACTTTCTTTCAGAAAAAATGCGATAAATTCTTTAAGAACACTGTCATTTGGTTTTTTTAAAAAGATCTCCAACAAAGGTTCAAGGGTTCCCGGGAGCATTCTAAGACGTCTGCCGTAAGAAACTATCCGCTTTTCCGGCTCGTCAAATGTGGTTATATGAAGGAAATTCATCAAGAAGGATTCATCAACAAATAACTCCTGATAAGGGAAATATTGCTTGCTTTTTTCATCTGCTGGAAAAAGTGGGGGGGATTTGTTGCTTTTCAAAAAATCCACAAAAGCATCGAGCTCCATGATTACGGGTGCTCCCTCACCATCATATGGGGTAAGCTTTATTTTTAATATACCCTTTGACTTGAAAATCTTCGCAATGAAAGGCTTCAGGGTTCTCAGAAGATCACCGCCTGATATCTTAAAAAAAAAACCGGGTTAAACCCGGTCGCTGGTGCCGAGGGCGGGACTTGAACCCGCACGGACTATGCGCCCACATGGCCCTCAACCATGCGTGTCTGCCAATTCCACCACCTCGGCGTCCTCATAAATTATAACCTGACCGGTAATTCTTGTCAATATGCATTACAGGAAAAGAGCACTTTTTTCAGTGATTATAAGCAGTAAAACAAGGTGTTGAGAATTTCAATAAATCATTTCATATCCGTGATTGGCAAGTTCATCTTTTATGGTTTCTCTATCCACCAGAGCATCTTCATATTCCAGTTCAACAACACCGAATTTACCCATCGGGTCAACTCTGACAATTCCCGAAAGAGAATTCAGGATTTTTTTCACCTTTTTCTCATCTTCTTCTGTTTTTAGATTTCTAACTTGAAAGATCTTAACAACACGAGCCATTCTATTTACCTCCTAAAACTTGACCTTCTGTTATCAGTCTGCCTGCTTTTGCCTGCCAGGGACTAATTTTCTTTTTTCCGGGAAATTGTATTCCCGATATCTTCAAAACCCCTTTCTGGCATTTGACAATCATATACTTTTTTCCAATGGATATTATTTCACCCGGTATGCCGTCTGGAGTTTCATTTTGAAATAATGCGTCATATAATTTTATCATTTTCTCGCCTAATTTGACTCTCACACCCGGCTCTGGGTCATAAGCCCTGATTTTGTTATATATTCTACAGGCGTCATCAAAATCCGTGATAATTGTATCTTCCTTGGTTATTTTAGGAGCATAAGTAGCAAGTTCATGGTTTTGGGGAACCAATGCGATTTTTCCTCTATACAAATTCACCATGAACTCTGTCAGCATATGACAACCTAACTGGCATAGCTTTTCGCTCAATGTACCGAGATTGTCTTCGGGGAAGATTTCAACTTCCCTTACCATTGCTATTGGCCCGCTATCCATACCTTCATCTATCTGGAATATTGTTATACCGGTTTTCGACTCTCCAGCTTCAAGAGCCCTTTGTATTGGAGCAGCTCCCCTATACTTTGGCAGAAGGGAAGCATGAACGTTGTAACACCCCAAAGGAGGAAGTGTTATGACATTTTTTTTGAGGAGCTTCCCGTAAGCTACGGTAATTATGACATCTGGTGAAAGAGAACTTAGAGCTTCAAAGCCTTCGCCTTTATTTACACTCTTAGGTTGAAAAACAGGAATTCCAAACTCCCTGGCAACAAGCTTCACCGGAGTTGGTTCGAGTTTCCTTCCTCTTCCTTTTTCTTTATCCGGCTGTGAAAAAACCCCGACAATATTCCACGAATCTTCTAATAGGGTTTTAAGATGCATCGCTGCAAATTCTGGCGTACCCATGAATACAATCCTCATCTGGCCAATTTCCCCTTTATAATATTATTCAGCTTTGGCCTTAATAAAGCTTTTTTGGCTGGCGAAAGATAGTCAACAAAAAGAACCCCCTCAAGGTGGTCATATTCATGCTGAACAATTCTTCCAGCATATCCTTCAAAGACTTCCTCATTCACTTCACCCTTTACATCCTGAAAGCGCATTTTTACCCAGGAAGGCCTTGTGATATTGGCGTATATGCCCGGAATGCTCAAACATCCTTCTTCCATAGTGACTTCTTCAGTTCCTTTCTCAATTATCTCCGGGTTGATTATAACCCTTGGACCTGAACCATCATCGAAAACAAAAAGCCTTTTTGAAACAGCGACCTGAGGAGCAGCGAGTCCAACACCATCTTCTTCGTACATCGTCTTTGTTAGCTCTTCAACAAAAGCTCCTAATTCTTCATCAAATTTTTCAACAGGTTTTGAAACTTCCCTCAAAATGGGATTGCCTATGTAAATAATCTGCATATCATCATCCTCTCAGATCTTTTTTTATCTTCTCCATGAAATCAAAATTCGTCATGAATGCGTATATGGGAGTTATAGAGATATACCCTGCTCTCACAGCTGCGTAATCTGAATCTTCTCCGGGGTCATCTTCCACGACTTCCCCAAACATCCAATAATAATTATTTCCATAAGGATCTTTTCGCTTTTCAAAATAATCTCTAAACCTTCTTCTGCTCTGCCTTGTCACTTTCCACCCCTTCACGTCTACAGGATCCAGTGATGGAACATTCACGTTCAGCGCAGTAAATTCAGGAATATTTTTAATATCAAATCTTTTCAGAAATTCCACTACAAAAAGCGCTGCCGTTTCATATTTTGGATTGTTCCACTCAGCCAGGGATATAGCCATGGATGGTTTTTCCATAATCGCTCCTTCAAGAGCACCCGACACTGTGCCTGAATAGAGAATATCCGTTCCGAGGTTTGGCCCTCTATTTATCCCGCTAATGACAAGATCAATTTCCACATTTGATATTGCGAGCAATCCCAGTTTAACACAATCAGCGGGTGTACCGTTTATCGCATACCCTATTTCTTTATTGCCCACTCTCACTTCTTTCGCCCAAAGGGGTGTTCTTATAGTTATTGCATGTCCGGTAGCGCTTCTCTCAACATCCGGAGCAACTACCAGAACCTCGTGTTCTTTTGATAGTTCCTCAGCAAGTATGTTTATCCCGGGAGCCATTATGCCATCGTCATTCGTCAATAGAATATTCAAATTCATTCCCTCCTCTTTATATAATTTTACACCAGTTTTTTCTTTGTGATTTGCAAAATATGCATTAGTGGTATGATAAAAGAAAAAGGAGGAGGTCAAATGCCTTACAGGGGATATATCGATAGGGTGATAAAACTCTTCCCGGAAACAGCAGAGGTTTACGAAATTGTTAAAGCCGAAATGTCGAAATACCCGGGGGCAAGCCATGATTTATCACATGTTGAAAGGGTCATGGCAAATTGCTGGAAAATTTATACTGAAGAAAAAGCAGGAGATCTAAAAACTATTTCTCTTGCAGTTTTGCTTCATGATTCAAAACGCCATGAGGAGGAAAATTCTGGAGAAGACCACGCTCTTTCAGGAGCGGAATTTGCACGAACCCTTCTCTTGAATAGAGGCTTTCCAATAGAAACTGTTGAAACAGTCTATGACAGCATAATCTGCCACAGTTACTCAAATCACAAAGTACCTCGATTTATTGAGGGAAAAATTTTACAGGATGCTGACAGGCTCGATACGATAGGGGCAATAGCTATTGCCCGCCTTTTTAACCACAACAATGGAATCAAGCGCCCTCTCTATTCTCCGGAGATAAAACCCAAGAAAACATACGATGGGATTTCTCTGACTTATCTAAATCACATTTTTGAAAAGATTTTAAAAATCACCCCGGACAGCTTTTGGACAGAAACCGCACAGAAAATGGCCAGAGAGCGTTATCAATTCACCCTTGAGTTTACAAGAAAGTTTTTGAGAGAATGGTATGCTCTGGATTGACTAATAAAGCCAGGAATATTTTCTTTCTGCCTCCAATCTATTCCCCTGAGAGACAGGATAATCAAAGAAAAGCTTTTCTTTGCCAGTATCAAAAGATGGTTTTATCCCGAACATATGATTCCATGTATTTATGTATATTACCGGTCTACCATTGATAAAATCCATCTCATCAGCGGTGAATTTTGCTGATCCATGTAAATCTTTGGTGTCCTTGAATTTGTGGTTCGCCGAAAAAACCCCAGGAAATTCAACCCCTTTTACAGTACCATCAGGATACAAATTCAGGTAAAAAGTCTCTATGTCTTCCACGCGGCCGTATTTGAAATATCTGTATACATCGTACGCTATATTCACGAGAAAGCAAGGAAAATCTTCATCTCTAAAAACGACGGTTATTGATAGCTTCAATTCGTCATTCTGCTTCTCATAAAAGACTTCAACGATTCCGTTTTTCAGGTCAAAATCCGGCGATGAAAATACAGGCAGCGGTATCTTATCGTTAGCAACACCAAGGATTGCTATGAATATCATTAACGAGATTACCAATCTCTTCACTTCAATCCCCCTCTCACGGTCTTATTTCAAAATCATCAAAAGGCATATAAGGGAGCTCTTCTTTATCCACTTCTCTTACATCGGCATACATAGGACCTCTTGAAACCACCGTAACAAAATCTTCCAGCCTTTCTTCTGGACCCGAGGCATATATTTCCACTTTCCCATCAGCAGTATTTCTCACGTAACCTTTAATACCAAGCTTTCTTGCTCTTCTGAATGTGAAATATCTAAAACCGACTCCCTGAACTAAACCGGAAATGAGCAAATGGTATGTTTTCATTCCTAACCCTCCAGGCAAAAACTTCTAAAGTCCCAGATCCTCACCTACCAATATCACAAGATATCTATCCCT is a window of Kosmotoga arenicorallina S304 DNA encoding:
- a CDS encoding HD domain-containing protein, producing the protein MPYRGYIDRVIKLFPETAEVYEIVKAEMSKYPGASHDLSHVERVMANCWKIYTEEKAGDLKTISLAVLLHDSKRHEEENSGEDHALSGAEFARTLLLNRGFPIETVETVYDSIICHSYSNHKVPRFIEGKILQDADRLDTIGAIAIARLFNHNNGIKRPLYSPEIKPKKTYDGISLTYLNHIFEKILKITPDSFWTETAQKMARERYQFTLEFTRKFLREWYALD
- the def gene encoding peptide deformylase, translated to MQIIYIGNPILREVSKPVEKFDEELGAFVEELTKTMYEEDGVGLAAPQVAVSKRLFVFDDGSGPRVIINPEIIEKGTEEVTMEEGCLSIPGIYANITRPSWVKMRFQDVKGEVNEEVFEGYAGRIVQHEYDHLEGVLFVDYLSPAKKALLRPKLNNIIKGKLAR
- the fmt gene encoding methionyl-tRNA formyltransferase translates to MRIVFMGTPEFAAMHLKTLLEDSWNIVGVFSQPDKEKGRGRKLEPTPVKLVAREFGIPVFQPKSVNKGEGFEALSSLSPDVIITVAYGKLLKKNVITLPPLGCYNVHASLLPKYRGAAPIQRALEAGESKTGITIFQIDEGMDSGPIAMVREVEIFPEDNLGTLSEKLCQLGCHMLTEFMVNLYRGKIALVPQNHELATYAPKITKEDTIITDFDDACRIYNKIRAYDPEPGVRVKLGEKMIKLYDALFQNETPDGIPGEIISIGKKYMIVKCQKGVLKISGIQFPGKKKISPWQAKAGRLITEGQVLGGK
- the surE gene encoding 5'/3'-nucleotidase SurE, producing the protein MNILLTNDDGIMAPGINILAEELSKEHEVLVVAPDVERSATGHAITIRTPLWAKEVRVGNKEIGYAINGTPADCVKLGLLAISNVEIDLVISGINRGPNLGTDILYSGTVSGALEGAIMEKPSMAISLAEWNNPKYETAALFVVEFLKRFDIKNIPEFTALNVNVPSLDPVDVKGWKVTRQSRRRFRDYFEKRKDPYGNNYYWMFGEVVEDDPGEDSDYAAVRAGYISITPIYAFMTNFDFMEKIKKDLRG
- a CDS encoding acylphosphatase, with product MKTYHLLISGLVQGVGFRYFTFRRARKLGIKGYVRNTADGKVEIYASGPEERLEDFVTVVSRGPMYADVREVDKEELPYMPFDDFEIRP
- a CDS encoding ATP-dependent DNA helicase, translating into MELDAFVDFLKSNKSPPLFPADEKSKQYFPYQELFVDESFLMNFLHITTFDEPEKRIVSYGRRLRMLPGTLEPLLEIFLKKPNDSVLKEFIAFFLKESDNEKAWEDLLLRGLIKLSADERSESEPDIDLIKNVRMTFSEGGLLEDIFDGFEFRQEQLYTAMEIAENIKERQGLMIEAGTGTGKSLAYLVPVAYYSVGTGKHTVISTKTRTLQDQLLRKDIPVLKQLPGLQTLSTSVLKGRERYLCPRKFIELLEASSNFDSDISKTLLGIVIWSILTETGDLDEILLPSQLRREIGADKYSCNKQICPFFERCPYFTARENASNADLVITNHALLFSEAAIRIKDGESLEKEVPGILIPNFELLVIDEAHELENSITEAMSFRITPYENAQLLRSLMQVLKSSLVQLRDHYDRAFLEKIWKRSKELTSKVEENLKQIVALFSSGNAGESSKIQGTPLKGFMDILAELNALLKNFKSIFAQVSKMIEENSEEKPLKKLHMLENELKVSLTSIDDFQQNVEGFLEETPEKRVFFTRREPKNGGTYLTILSSPVESDRLMEKTFPNVPIKIFISATLWVHSKGSDGFNYARRILGLPDDFHAVRLGTSFDYSQQLKFFVVKDMNEYSPGDRTYLDKASGLIKTALSIVKGGSMVLFTSYSDMKYVYEKLAEDLKDLDLKMQKPLDSPTAIIEEHLGSKNSVIFGVRTFWEGIDLPGEHLKLLILFKLPFDRPDDPLINARVKHFGPRNFMEGLNKYYYPKMITAFRQGLGRLLRTKDDRGVVIVFDRRIIDARRAYSRKLLGSLPPEMAVEIAPGRKIIAALRRLKRERWL